Part of the Chromatiales bacterium genome, GTGAACCTCTCCCTGGCCACGGGCCGTCCGGCGCGGGCGGTCGTGCTGGATTCCGGCGGTGCCGCGCTGCGGGCCGTGGAGCCGGTGACCTTGCCCGATCCACAGACCGATCGTGAGCTGCTGGTGGGTTTCGTCGAGGTGGGCCTGAGCTTCGATTCCCTGCTGGAACTGCTGGCCCAGCACCTGGGCGTGCAAATGGCCGTGTTGCTGGATCGGGAGGCCGTGACGTCGGTAGTGGACCAGGTGGTGCGTGAGCGCGAGCTCATGCCCCTGCCGGGGACCCAGTGCGAACTCGCCAGCGCCGTGGGCCCGGACGTCATGGACCTGCTGGATGCCATGGGCGGCGAGGTCACCGCTCAGCCGCAGGACGGGGTGACCGTCATGGAGTCGCACGGACGGCGACTGGCGCGTATCAGCGCGCCGCTGGAATTCGTCGGTCCGGCCGCGGCGGGAGGCAATGTCGTGATCTGGTTCGATGCCGAGGCGGCGCTGGCGGCCTACGAGCACACCGTGGTGCGCAACATCGCCTCGGCCATCGGCGGCTTCGTGGTGCTGGAGCTGATCCTGCTGCTGTTGCTGCGCGGGGGCATCCGCGTGTTCGAGTCCGAACTCCACCGGCGCACGGTCGAGGTCCGTCAGCTCAACCGTCGACTCACGCGCATCGCGACCACGGATGGGCTGACGGGGCTGTTCAACCGCCGTCATTTCCTGCAACGCATGCAGGTGGAACTGGACCGCGCCCAGCGATCCGGTGGACATCTGACACTGCTGCTCATCGACCTCGATTACTTCAAGGACGTCAACGACCGTTATGGGCACAAGGCCGGTGACGAGGTACTGCAGCAGGTCGGGCGCTTCCTGCTGAACCACATCCGGTCGGTGGACCTGGCGGGGCGTTATGGTGGCGAGGAGCTGTGTGTGCTGCTGCCGGATGCCGATGCCAGCCAGGGACGGGCCATAGCCGAGCGCATGCGCCGGGAGATCGCGGCGCTGCGTTTTACGGGGCCGCAGGGCGAGGTCTTTGGCATCACCGCAAGCCTGGGCGTGGCGCAGTGGGATGGGATCTCGGATCGGGACACCCTCTTCGTGCAGGCCGACAACGCGCTCTATGACGCCAAGGACCGCGGGCGGGATTGCGTCAGTGTGTTTGGCGAGATGGGTGGCCAGTAGCCGGCCGCCTGGGACGCTGGCCAGCGGCGCGGGGGCTGGCTATGATGGGGCATCCTGTCGACCGGTTACCTGCAAGCGCCATGCGTGATGACCCACAACAGATTCGGGAGCGACTCGAGGCCCTGAAGGTCGAGCATCGGGACCTCGACGAGATCATTCGGCGTCTCGCGGACAATCCCGCGCAGGACCAGCTGCAGGTCACGCGGCTGAAAAAGCGCAAGCTGCAGCTCAAGGACGCCATCGCCCGCCTCGAGAGCCGGCTCATCCCCGACCTCAACGCCTGACTCCCCCAGACCGGTCGGGTACCGGTCAGTATCGCTCCGACCAGGCCGGTATCAGCTCCCGGCTGGCATCCAGCTCGCGGTCCCTGTCCCGGGCGCCCGGCAGCATCTCCTCCAGCAACCCCCAGAAACGCGCCGAGTGATTGCGCTCCACGGTGTGCGCCAGCTCGTGCAGCAGCACGTAATCGACCAGCGCCGGCGGCAGGAACAGCAGGCGGTAGTTGAGGCTGATGTCGCCCCGGCCCGAGCAGCTGCCCCAGCGGCTGCGCTGAGCACGGATGCTGAGCCGGCCGTAGTCGAGGCCGTGCCGGGCGGCCAGGTCGGTCAGGCGGGGGGCGAGGTGGCGGCGGGCCTCGCGCATCAGCCAGCGGCGCAGGGCCTCGCCGAGGTCCGTCTCGCCGGCTTCCGCCGGGGCCTGTACCGTCACCGTCCCGTCCCGGCAGCTCACCCGCAGGCGGTTGCCGGATGCCGTTGCATAGACCACCGGCCAGCGTGCCGCGATGGCCCGCAGCGGCAGCAGCCGGGGCAGCGGGTCGCCATGGATGGCATTGCGCGGGCGGGCCGCCTCCAGCCGCGCCAGTGCGGCCTGCGCCCAGGCGCGGTGGTCCTCGACGATGCCGCGCAGCTCACGCTCGCTGGCCGCCGGCGGGGCGGAGATGCGCAGCTCCTCCGCGGTCACGCGCAGGCCCACGCGCCGGTAGCGCGGATTGCGTATCACCCGGCAGCGCAGGCGCCGCCCGTCGCCGAGCTCAAGGTGCCAGGGGCGGCTCATGGAGCAGGGCCAGTTGCTCGCGCAGGGCGAGGATGTGGTCCTCCCAGTGGCGCGGCGATGCGAACCAGGGGAAGGCGGGCGGGAAGGCGGGGTCGTCCCAGCGCCGGGCCACCCAGGCCTCGTAGTGCATGAGGCGCAGGGTACGCAGGGGCTCGATCAGGGCCAGTTCGGTGTGGTCGAAGGGGCGGAACTGCTGGTAGCCCTCCAGCACCTCGGCCAGCTGCCGTTCCTGTTCCTCGCGTGCGCCGGCCAGCAGCATCCACAGGTCCTGGATCGCGGGACCCTGGCGGGCGTCGTCGAAGTCGACGAAGTGCGGACCGGCGTCGGTCCAGAGGATGTTGCCGGCATGACAGTCGCCGTGCAGGCGCAGGGTGGCCGGGGCGATACCGGCCATGACCTCGCCGATGGCCTGCAGCAGGTCGCGGCTGAGGCTGGCGTAGGCCGCTTCCACATGGGATGGCAGCAGGCCGCTGCCGAGGATGAAGGCCGCGGCGTCCTCGCCGAACTCCTGCACCGACAGGGTCGGGCGGTGGGCAAAGCGCCGTATCGAGCCGATGGCGTGCAGCCGGCCCAGCAGCCGGCCGACCCAGCGGCGGTGTTCGGCGTCGTCGATCTCGATCAGGCGCCCGCCGCGGCGGGGGAACAGCGCGAGGCGGAAGCCCTCATGCCGATGCAGCGTGCATCCCTGGATCGTGAGCGGGGGCACGGCCGGCAGCTCGGCGTCGGTCAGTTCCGCGGTGAAGCCATGCTCCTCGAGGATGGCCTCGTCGCTCCAGCGCCCGGGGCGGTAGAACTTGGCGATCAGCGGGGGTGCGTCTTCGAGCCCGACCTGGTAGACGCGGTTCTCGAAGCTGTTGAGGGCAAGCAGGCGGCCGTCGGCGCGAAAGCCCAGGCCTTCCACGGCATCGAGGATCAGGTCGGGCTGGAGGCGATCGAAGGGATGAGTGGCATGCATGGCGGACGGTCCTGTGTCCGCGGCACTATAGGCGTTGCGTTGCGCCCTGTCGATGCACAGGGCGCGCAGGTCGCTGACTCAGGCCTGCTCGACCCGGTTCCGGCCGGCGCGCTTGGCGCGGTACATGGCCTCGTCGGCGGCCTCGAGCAGGCAGTGGCCGTTGCTGTCGGCCTGGAGTTCGGCCACGCCCAGGCTGGCCGTGAGCGCCAGCTCGGTGCCGTCGCAGAGCCTGGTCGGCCGGCGGGCCAGGGCCTGGCGCAGGCGTTCGGCGACGATGAGTGCGCCACTGGCCGGCGTCTCGTTGAGCAGCAGCACGAATTCCTCGCCGCCAAACCGGAAGGCCAGGTCGGTGTCGCGCACGGTCTCGCGGATCAGCTCGGCAATGGCCTTGAGGGCGGCATCGCCCGCCATGTGGCCGTGGGTGTCGTTGATCTGCTTGAAGTGGTCGACATCCAGCACCACCAGCGAGAGGGTGTGGCCATAGCGATGGGCGCGGTGCACCTCCTGCTCCAGGGCCTCGCCCAGGGCCGTGCGGTTGCACAGCCCCGTGAGCGGGTCGCGCAGGGCGGCCTGCAGCGCGCGTTCGTGTGCCAGGGCATTGCGCAGCGGGTGCAGCAGGTGGCAGAGCAGGTCTTCCAGCTGCTCCAGCTCGCCAGCGTCAAACTTGCGGCCCCGGCGGAAGGTCAGGGTGCCGAGTTCCTCCTCGCCCAGGCTCAGGCGGTAGGCAGCGGAATGCCGCCCCTGCCGCCCCAGGCGGCAATCGATTGCCAGGGCCTCGCAGACATATTCCACCCCGTCCAGGTTGAGCTGGCGTCCTGCCTCCTCGGCGAAGAACTCGATCAGTCGCGAGGCGTCCAGCGTGGTCTGCAGGCGCTGCATCAGGTTCAGTGCCGTCAATGCCCGGTCGGCATGCGGTGCGCGCAGGGCGGCGGTGGTCGCCCCGTTATCCGCGCCGGTGTTCAGGGCGCGGAGCGTGGTGTTCCGGGTGGTCGCGTTGGTCAGCTGCTGGTTCATGTGGTTATGAGTCCGCTGCGTGGTAGTGACCGGTATGTAGCGAATATCGTGCCACCTGTGATTTATCCGTAAAAAATATATAAATTACAGATGGTTATGATTTGGTCGTGCACCGTTTCAATGGCCGAATGACGAGAAATTGGCGGGTGGAGGGATGGCCCGGGCCTCGCGTCCAACCCGTCGGCGTCAAAAAACCGTAAGTCGGCCGTCGGGCAACACCGGGCGTCGGGATATTGTCTGTCGGGTGGGCTGTGCGGCCCGCGGGCCGGTTGCTACACTGCCACCCCTCATGCTCAAGCTCAGCCAGATCACCCTCTACCGCGGCCGGCAGTGCCTGTTCGAAGGCGCCTCGCTCACCGTGCATGCCGGTCAGCGGATCGGGATCACCGGTGCCAACGGGGCCGGCAAGTCCAGCCTGCTGGCCCTGATTCGCGGCGAGCTGGAGCTCGATGCCGGCGAGCTGGCCGTGCCGTCGGACTGGGTGGTGGCACATGTGGCGCAGGAGACGCCGGCGGTCGCCACCTCGGCGCAGGACTATGCCCTGGGGGGCGATGCACCGGTGGCCGAGGCACTGGCCGCACTGGCCGCCGCCGAGGCGGCCGGCGATGGCGAGGCCCAGGCCCGGCTGCACCAGCGTGTCGAACTGCTCGATGGCTATGCGGCCCCGGCACGGGCGGCGGCGTTGTTGAACGGCCTGGGTTTTGCCGCCACCGATCTTGCCCGCCCCGTGGCCGACTTCTCCGGCGGCTGGCGCATGCGGCTCAATCTGGCCCGTGCCCTGATGTGCCGCTCCGACCTGCTGCTGCTGGACGAGCCCACCAACCACCTGGACCTGGATGCCGTGATCTGGCTGCAGGGCTGGCTCAAGAGCTATCCCGGCACCCTGCTGCTGATCTCCCATGACCGGGACTTTCTCGACGAGGTGGTCGAGCACATCGTCCATGTCGAGAACCGGGGCATCACCCTCTACACCGGCAACTACACCCGCTTCGAGGCGGTGCGCGCCGAGCGCCTGGCCCAGCAGCAGTCGGCCTGGCAGCGCCAGCAGGAGGAGGTCGCCCATGCGCGGCGCTTCATCGACCGCTTCCGCGCCAAGGCCTCCAAGGCCCGCCAGGCGCAGAGCCGGCTGAAGGCCCTGGAGCGCATGCAGCTCATCGCCCCGGCGCATGTGGACTCGCCGTTCCGCTTCGCCTTCCGCCCGGCCGAGCGCTATCCGCATCCGCTGGCGCGCCTCGAGCAGGTGAGCATCGGCTACGGCGAGCGGCCGGTGCTGCATGACGTCGATCTGGGTATCGAGCCCGGCGACCGCATCGGCCTGCTCGGCCACAACGGTGCCGGCAAGTCCACGCTGATCAAGGCCCTGGCCGGCGAGTCGCCGGTGATCGCCGGTGAGGTGAGCCTGTCCCCCGAGCTGGTGCTCGGCTATTTCGCCCAGCATCAGCTCGAGGCCCTGGCGCTCGATAGCAGCGCCTTCGATCACCTGCGCCGGCAGGAACCGGCCATCACCGAGCAGGAGGCGCGTGACTTCCTGGGCAGTTTCGGCTTTTCCGGCGACCGGGTGTTCGAGCCGGTGCGGCCGTTCTCGGGCGGGGAGAAGGCGCGGCTGGTGCTGGCGCTCATCGTGCGCCTGCGGCCCAACCTGCTGCTGCTCGACGAGCCCACCAATCACCTCGATCTCGACATGCGCCAGGCCCTGATCAATGCGCTGCAGGCCTACGAGGGGGCGCTGCTGGTGGTCTCGCATGACCGGCACCTGCTGCGCTCGGTCTGCGACGGCTTCTGGCTGGTGGACGGCGGGCGGGTGACGCCGTTCGACGGCGATCTCGATGACTACCGCCGCTGGCTGGCCGAAGGTGGCCGCGGCGCCGGGGTGCCGGTGGGCAGCGACGGCGACCTCGGCCCCTCACGCAAGGAGCAGCGGCGCCTGGAGGCCGAGCGCCGCCAGCGCCTGAAGCCCCTGACCGACGCCGTGCGCCGGGCCGAGCAGCAGTGCGAGGCCCTGCGCCTCGCGCAGGCGAGGCTCAATGCCGAGCTGGCCGACCCCGCACTCTATGCCGGCGAGGCCGCCCGTGTCGCCGAGCTCAGCCGCGAGAAGGGCGAACTCGACCGGCGCCTGGCCGAGGCCGAGGAGGCCTGGCTGCTGGCGATGGAGGCCCTGGAGACCGCCGAGGCCGGGGCCTGAGTCCCCGGGTTGGGCATCAGGCCCCGTGACAGCGCTTGAACTTGCGGCCGCTGCCGCAGGGGCAGGGCATGTTGCGTTGGAGCTTCACCGGGGCGTCCGGCGCCAGGTCCCCGTCCAGGTAGCGCCAGGCGCCGTCCTCGCGGCAGAAGCGGCTCACCTCGTGCAGGCAGTGCAGGTGTTCCCCGCTGATGGCCCGCGCGACGAACTCCACCTCGCCCTGCGCGTCCGTCTCGTCGCCCGCCCGGGTGGCGCGTATCTCCAGTCCGATCCAGCGCGAGGCGGTCTCGTCCAGCGACAGTGCCTCGGGGCGGGTCGCTGCGGCCCAGGTGGCGAGCAGGTAGTCGGCCAGCCCCAGGGCGTAGGCGCTGTAGCGTGAGCGCATCAGCGCCTCGGCGGTGGGGGCGAGGGTCTTGCCGTGGTGCAGCGGCGCGCAGCAGTCGTCGTAGGCGCGGTGCGAACCGCAGGGGCAGGTTTCGGGCATGGGCATCGGGCTCTACACCGGGGGACAGGGACGCTGCATTATAGGCGGCGGGGCCTTGCGCGTGCGCGGCACGCGGATTGCGGTTAGGCTCAGACAATAATGACAAGAGAGCGACCATGTTCAACCCCGTGCACCGGCTGATGAACTTCCTCACCGACCAGCTCTGGTCGATCCGCCTGGACCACCTGCCCTGGTGGCAGGCCTGGCCGCTGGCCGCCCTGCGTACCGTGGTGGTGATCGGCCGCGACCTGGCCGACGGCCAGC contains:
- a CDS encoding diguanylate cyclase: MHTPRRLFLSLSTAILVAVVAFVLINNRAARESLDQSLDERAQEIVSAYELVKTSSLTSAAQMASFVAADVEIKRYMADAHAARVVDGDGASGEKASAVRYDWLRWVQPRLGDLQQRFGMNELKFHLAHGGQAITFLRVYRPERFGDRVQGAYHPVNLSLATGRPARAVVLDSGGAALRAVEPVTLPDPQTDRELLVGFVEVGLSFDSLLELLAQHLGVQMAVLLDREAVTSVVDQVVRERELMPLPGTQCELASAVGPDVMDLLDAMGGEVTAQPQDGVTVMESHGRRLARISAPLEFVGPAAAGGNVVIWFDAEAALAAYEHTVVRNIASAIGGFVVLELILLLLLRGGIRVFESELHRRTVEVRQLNRRLTRIATTDGLTGLFNRRHFLQRMQVELDRAQRSGGHLTLLLIDLDYFKDVNDRYGHKAGDEVLQQVGRFLLNHIRSVDLAGRYGGEELCVLLPDADASQGRAIAERMRREIAALRFTGPQGEVFGITASLGVAQWDGISDRDTLFVQADNALYDAKDRGRDCVSVFGEMGGQ
- a CDS encoding YdcH family protein, whose product is MRDDPQQIRERLEALKVEHRDLDEIIRRLADNPAQDQLQVTRLKKRKLQLKDAIARLESRLIPDLNA
- a CDS encoding M48 family metallopeptidase: MSRPWHLELGDGRRLRCRVIRNPRYRRVGLRVTAEELRISAPPAASERELRGIVEDHRAWAQAALARLEAARPRNAIHGDPLPRLLPLRAIAARWPVVYATASGNRLRVSCRDGTVTVQAPAEAGETDLGEALRRWLMREARRHLAPRLTDLAARHGLDYGRLSIRAQRSRWGSCSGRGDISLNYRLLFLPPALVDYVLLHELAHTVERNHSARFWGLLEEMLPGARDRDRELDASRELIPAWSERY
- a CDS encoding serine/threonine protein kinase; this translates as MHATHPFDRLQPDLILDAVEGLGFRADGRLLALNSFENRVYQVGLEDAPPLIAKFYRPGRWSDEAILEEHGFTAELTDAELPAVPPLTIQGCTLHRHEGFRLALFPRRGGRLIEIDDAEHRRWVGRLLGRLHAIGSIRRFAHRPTLSVQEFGEDAAAFILGSGLLPSHVEAAYASLSRDLLQAIGEVMAGIAPATLRLHGDCHAGNILWTDAGPHFVDFDDARQGPAIQDLWMLLAGAREEQERQLAEVLEGYQQFRPFDHTELALIEPLRTLRLMHYEAWVARRWDDPAFPPAFPWFASPRHWEDHILALREQLALLHEPPLAP
- a CDS encoding GGDEF domain-containing protein, with product MNQQLTNATTRNTTLRALNTGADNGATTAALRAPHADRALTALNLMQRLQTTLDASRLIEFFAEEAGRQLNLDGVEYVCEALAIDCRLGRQGRHSAAYRLSLGEEELGTLTFRRGRKFDAGELEQLEDLLCHLLHPLRNALAHERALQAALRDPLTGLCNRTALGEALEQEVHRAHRYGHTLSLVVLDVDHFKQINDTHGHMAGDAALKAIAELIRETVRDTDLAFRFGGEEFVLLLNETPASGALIVAERLRQALARRPTRLCDGTELALTASLGVAELQADSNGHCLLEAADEAMYRAKRAGRNRVEQA
- a CDS encoding ATP-binding cassette domain-containing protein; protein product: MLKLSQITLYRGRQCLFEGASLTVHAGQRIGITGANGAGKSSLLALIRGELELDAGELAVPSDWVVAHVAQETPAVATSAQDYALGGDAPVAEALAALAAAEAAGDGEAQARLHQRVELLDGYAAPARAAALLNGLGFAATDLARPVADFSGGWRMRLNLARALMCRSDLLLLDEPTNHLDLDAVIWLQGWLKSYPGTLLLISHDRDFLDEVVEHIVHVENRGITLYTGNYTRFEAVRAERLAQQQSAWQRQQEEVAHARRFIDRFRAKASKARQAQSRLKALERMQLIAPAHVDSPFRFAFRPAERYPHPLARLEQVSIGYGERPVLHDVDLGIEPGDRIGLLGHNGAGKSTLIKALAGESPVIAGEVSLSPELVLGYFAQHQLEALALDSSAFDHLRRQEPAITEQEARDFLGSFGFSGDRVFEPVRPFSGGEKARLVLALIVRLRPNLLLLDEPTNHLDLDMRQALINALQAYEGALLVVSHDRHLLRSVCDGFWLVDGGRVTPFDGDLDDYRRWLAEGGRGAGVPVGSDGDLGPSRKEQRRLEAERRQRLKPLTDAVRRAEQQCEALRLAQARLNAELADPALYAGEAARVAELSREKGELDRRLAEAEEAWLLAMEALETAEAGA
- a CDS encoding YchJ family protein, translating into MPMPETCPCGSHRAYDDCCAPLHHGKTLAPTAEALMRSRYSAYALGLADYLLATWAAATRPEALSLDETASRWIGLEIRATRAGDETDAQGEVEFVARAISGEHLHCLHEVSRFCREDGAWRYLDGDLAPDAPVKLQRNMPCPCGSGRKFKRCHGA